The stretch of DNA tttcatttttacattttaaaataattttttttgcatttgtacggaattttacataaaaattttTATTGCAATTAAGGAAGCAACTTAAATCACAACCAAAAGTCGTATAACAACTCACATAGAAATTAATTAACGGAGAAACTACGTAGAAacacaaaccgtaaatttaaaaaaaaattaagaaaataatatatgtgATAATTTCCCAATTTATTGTGTgttcttccatatatatattattatacgtATACAAATATAGAGATAAGACATACAAATTAAGTACTCAtgaagttatttatttatttaaaagaaataatattgttatgcttattctcttaagaaatattattataatatatacaaaaacttacacacacataaaaattacaaacaaaTATTGCAGAACACTATTAGAAAAGTACAGTTGCCGCACATGAGAAGAAAGAAACCAACATTTGTTCCGGAGAAAATAAATAACAGGTCAAAAACAAGTGCAGTTTATcagaataataattaaaaaaaagagtaaaaaatATTACTTCAAAAGTAATATTGCAACTTAGAATGCTTAAAGATAAAAGGTTCATTTCTTCTTACACAATTATGCCTTGAAAACAAAATTTACATACCTTTGTTTGTGAGCTTTTGCTATTTTTGTTTCGTCCGTTTAGAGAGAATTGAAATGGATTTTGCATCAGCTAGCTTTTAGGAATGGCAGTACGATCGTCATTATAAGAAGACTAAAGGGTAGAATAGAATTACCATATTAGCCACAAGGTCTATATGCATACTTTACTTTTTGTTTGTTCCAGAATAGAGGGTAAAATTGGAAAAgggaaattaattaatgaaatgtACCAGCTTTTTTTGGTAAATGAAACGTTACTCTCAGTTTACTAATACCTAATTAATTagtgaatatatatttattcttttGTAGGGACTAGTGAATATTTATTAAGAACGGTTGGgtgctttctttctttttttttttttttggggaaaGGATGTACGGTTGGGTGATTATTAtctttagtttctattttaaatgaaattaatttatttgtgaggGAAGCCAAACTGAGAAGAGTCGAGGCAGAAAGGTGCTCATTTAATCACTTTGTTTAGAGCATCATTCCAatgtagcatttttttttttttttttttgaatagaaCTTTGGGAAGTTCATTAAAGTAAATAAGTTGGAATCACAAAAAGGGGATTCCTCCCTATCAGAATATTCATCAACATAATTCCAAGTCCTAGCCCTCTTAGCTAAGGCATCACACTCCATATTGTCTTTACAatgtaaaaaatagaaaatacagTTAACAAAAGTATTGGACAAAGAAAACACCTCCACCGCCATAGGTCTCAATTTCCACAGCGGTGGGTATCTCTTTTCATGAAACGCCCTGATTAAAACCATGGCATCTGAGGCAATAGCAATCGACTTGAACCCTTTTACTGCAGCCAGTTGCAACCTCCACAGGATGGCAATCATCTCAGCTTCTGCAGCAGACTCCGCTTTGTCTTTCCTGGCATACCAGAAAACTTTGTTTTCGCGAATATGAAGCAGTCCCACAGCTAACCCTGCTTCCCCGTTCTTCCAAGAGGCATCCGATACACATAACACCTCCGTTGCAGCGTTAATTTTTCCACCAGCCCTGCCTGTCTCTTGGATTTTTCACACCGACACAACTACCTCCTCAGCCACCATAGATTCGGAGAACTTTCTCAAGATTGAGGACCTGACCTTTGTAATGTTAATCAATTTACTCTTATATAGTACCTCATTTCTAGCTTTCCACACTTCATCAAATAAGCAACCCGTGAACTTCAGGAACTTGCTTGTGAGATCCGACGGGAGGATTGAAAGCATCCACTCTATCCTTCCTTTGACACTATCAGCAAAACTTGGTACACTCTCCATGACACAAGAGAATGGGCTACTGAACCAAAGTGCACGCGCACAGTGGCACTCCCAAAAGATATGGAGAGTGGTTTCAGTTTCCAATTCACACACAGGACACATCTTCTCTACTACGAATCCCAATCGATCTCTAGTTGGTAGGTACCCCATCATAGCTCTCCAAATGATGAACGAGAGTCTAAACTGAATACTATGGTTCCATATTTTTTTTCCACAGATTAGAGTCCGCAGTAGACCAAGGCAGATGTGTGGCCTTGTAGCCTCTTTTTACTGAATACATACCATCTGTTGCCCCTTTCCACACTAATAAATCAGCTTCAGTCTTTGGTAATCTCGCTATCCCACTAATTCTGCCTCCCATACTCTCCCCAAAAATTTGAGAGATGAGCACTGAGTTTCAGCTACCATCTTCATTTGAAGTCGTGATACTCAAGCCATGGAATCCACGGTTGTCTCCATATGTCTATAGAATCTCCTCTTCCCACTATTGTCATCCCATTCTTGCACAAAATTTCTCTTGTATTTAAAACTCCTTTCCAAAAGGTAGAGTCGCTTCCTTTTGCGTTAGTGCTCCAAAAGGACTGGTTTTTGCAGTATTTTTCCGAGAGACATTTTATCCATGGTCTCTCTAAATTACCAGCCATCTGCCAAGCGAGCTTCGCCAAGAGCGCCTTGTTCATATCTTCTATCTTTCTAAACCCCAGCCCCCCCGAAAGCATAGGAGAGTACAATCGATCCCACCCTATCAAAGCCAAGAAACGATCCTTTTCTAAACGTCTGGTCCACcagaatttttgaattatactaTCAAGCTCTCAGCATGTGGATAATGGTATCTTGTTGGTTGACAACGCATACAGCGACAAATTAAGATAAAGCCACAGATTTCACCAAGGTCGTGCAGCCCGCAAACGAAAGGAGTTTCGTCTTCCAACCTTCTATCCTCTTTAGCACCTTCTCTTTTAAGAAATGGTATTCTTCCCTCTTTCTTCTTTTGAACACAAAAGGATTGTCGAGGTATCTCTCTTGACCATCGCATGCcttaacactaagaattttgagaaTATTACTCTTATGATTGCTGGTCAAATTTCTCGAAAACAAAACACTTGACTTCATCAAACTAGATTTCTACCCAGACCAAGATTCGTACTTGTTTATCCACTCAAGGATAGTCGTTTCCATCTTCGTATTTGCCCGAGTAAACAAAATTGTATCATCAGCGAACATTAGATGACTCACCTCCGGAGCTGACTAAGAAATAGAAATACCATGTAACTGGCCAACAACTTGCTTCTTCATTATCAACTTTGAAAGCATATCATGACATAGCAGAAACAGGAATGGTGATAATGGGTCGCCTTGCCTAAGACCCTTCCTGGGGATAAACTTTTTTTGAGGCACGCCATTAATAAGGACCGAAAATGAGACAGATCTAACACACTCCAAAATCATATTTGTAACCTGATCATCAAACCCATTGCCTTTGAGAACTTCCTTCAGAAAATTCCACTCAATCCTATCATAGGCCTTAAGCATATCTAGCTTTAAGGCCATGAGCCCTCCTTtgcctttcttcttctttatggTATTAACCAACTATTGAGTCAGAATAGACGACTCCGCTATCCTCCTCCTCGGTACAAAAACTGGAACGGGCAAATTAACTTGTTAATAACCTCCCTTAGTCTGGTAGCAAAGATCTTCGATAATAGGTCTGAATTTGTCAACCGAGCAGGTGTTATCTTCTTTTGGAATTAAGCAAATGTACGTGTCATTCAACTGGCCCTCCATTCTCCCCGAAGCAAAGAACTTTTGAACCATGTTGATCACATATATCCCAGTACCTTCTAAAAAAATATCCCGGCATCCCATCGGACCCTGGGGCCTTGAGAGGATACATAGCCACCACCACACTCAAAATTTCCTCATGTGTGGGAATTTTTTTCAACATAGCATTCTCCTCCCCGGTCACCACAGGATTAAGAAGCGCATAGAAGGAATCATCAAGTTTCGTATTTGCAGAACTATACAAATCATTGAAGAATTGATTAAATACCCTCCCAATCTTGTGATTCGATGTAACCCAGCTCCCGCGATTGTTCTTCACCGCTTTAATCTCGTTTCTTCTCCTTCTAACCACTGTGGAAGCGTGAAAAAACTTGGTATTCCTATCGCCCAGCTTAAGCCAAACTTCCCTTGATTTTTGCCTCCACAATCCCTCTTTTCTAATCCAAAGTTTAGATATCCTTTTCATTAAAGTGTCCTCTTCTTGTTGCAGCAGAGGCGAGAGTGGATGGCCTTGAATCCAACCAATCCTATCCTCCGCTTCCTTGATGAGCTTATCACAGTCACCAAAAGAATCTCTTTTCCACCTTTGAAGCGCAGTTCTCGTATCGCATAAACGCATACTAAGACTGCCACCCCTCAAACCCCGAAGCTCCCAAGCATTCTTGATTGCTTCCTCAAAAGAATCTTCCCTTGCCCAAGCTTCAAAAAATCTAAATGGTTTGACCCTTCTCCGCTGCCTACCAATGCTATACAGGACAGTAAAACCATGGTCTGACACCGTAATCGGGGCATTAGACACAGCAGCCAAAGGGAAGGACGAAACCCGCTCACCCGAGGCTATAGCTCGATCTAATCTCTCTCTAGTTAACCCCCCAAGAACCTATTATTTTGCCAAGTAAACTTGCACCCTTGGTACCCCAAATCGATCGCTCCAGTATTCTGTAAAAAATTCAAGAGAATTCCAGTATCCCTTGGAGACACTCTTTTACCAACACTCTTATCGCACGGGTGCGCAATCAAGTTTAGGTCCGACTAGAGATTGGTTCTTGTATCTCTACTTCAAATACACCTTCCGAAGCTTCAATTACCTTCAAAACCACATCACTGTTCCACAACAAACAGAACCCACCTCCTATTCCCTCTGCATGGATAACAGAGGAATACCGATATCCCAAAGAACTAGAAATTCCCATAATTCCCTCCGAATTGGTTTTTGTTTCCATCAAGAAGATACACTCTGGCTTGTATCTCCTTATCCAAGCCAAAAGCGCTTGGGTTGTCGGGGTTCGCAACACCCCCCGGCAGTTCCACGATAAAAGCCTCATGGCGACGGAGGGGGCTTGATAAGGGCTTCCTCCTCGCCCGAAAACAAGTATGTGATTCATTAACCGTAACATCAACTAAGGCACCATCCAAATTAGTGATTGACGTACCTTCGCTTGGCAAAACCCCCATTACGGTACTCTTCTTACTATCGCTGTTCGAAATTCCCTACTTCCCCCCTCTTCTGGCACCCCCTGAACTTCCACCCCTTTTACGATAGCTGCCTCTTCGCTTAGCACCCGCACCTTTACGACTACTACTCCCGGGGGTAAAGGTATTTAACTCCAGGGTGGGAAGAAAAGTGATTGGCGATGATGGAGACTTATCTCCCAGAATCTCAATGTTTTCCTTCGAAGAAATTACAGGGACAACATTGAGATAAGCTTTTCTTTTCGTAGCACCAGTAAAAGAAGGCTCGTTATTAGAGAAATCCGTACTATCGTGAGAAACCACAATTTGGACCATTTCATTTTCCATGTGGGCCGGGTCCACTAATTGCTCAACCACCTCCTCAAGGCTTTTATTAGTGGGCCAAGTAACAAAAGTAGGTTCAGGATGTTGATGAGGTACCCTAGATTTGCATATCTCCTCATGGGGCCGGTCCACCATTTAATCTCTAGTAGGCCCAATATCAGCCATTAGGCTGGCTATAATCCCTGCGTCTCTTGTCCTATTATCAATATTATTCATAGGGTGCTTTTTAAAGTTTGTAACAGACCTATTCTTGCTCGAAAAGGGAGAGTTTCTCTGAGAACCCAAGCATATTTTCTTTGCACCTTGTAACACCGTCCGTTTTGGTGAAAGCCTCAGCCCAACGTTCATCTGCCCTGAACCATGTACCCCAGTACGCGTGCCATCCCTTTCAACCTCATTAAttaccattttacccttttCCCGAACCCTCGGTGAGACTCTCACGTCGAAGGCATGGCTGGGACCAGCAACTTTCATTCTCGGAATAGTTGTATCAAAACAGTTTCTAATCGAAACTCCAGCTTTCAACCACGCTCCATATAAAGGAACTGCCTTCCCAATAGGTGGGTAAGCATATTCCAAGGCCCGATCACACTTTCCATACGAATGTGCGAGATGTCCACAAGTGAAGCAAATCGCCGGAAGCTTGTGGTACTTAAATTGAACCCATTCTTTTCTATCACGAGAGATATTCAAGTAGAAACCTGCCACAAGTCTTTGATCGAGCAGTATGTCCACTAGAAACTTCAAGAAACCTCTCCGGGCGATAACGTTCCTTGGTGCCCTGTCGAAGTCCACATATTCTCCTACTTTTCTTGCTATGACATATGTATTCTCCCAGGTGAGGTATGGCATTGGTAGCCCATGAGCCTCCACCCAATACCTTGCCATGTTCATATTCGTATTCTCCCAAGTGTCATCTTCAAGCCAGTCTCTAATATTCAATAATGCCCCACTGACTAACCAAGGCCTCTTCTTGAAGATCTCCTTCTTATCTGCTTCATTGTCAAAGAAAATTCCCCACAGACCCGGTTTCAAGGTCTTCATTCTCCAATGACCTTCCAGGTTCCAAATCTTTGAAAGTATCTCCTTCACTCTTCCCCTTGCTACACTTCGTCTGCCAAAAATCTTTGCCAAGACCCCGTTTCTCGTTACCTTAGCACTCCGTTCCACGTTTGCCTCTAGTTCCAAGTCATGGAGTCAAGGAACTGCTGTCTCATCTCGTCAACTTCCTCTACTTCCTGATCATTAATCCCCACTTCAGAAACTGTTATCTCTTCCATAATAACACTACTCTCTCCTTCCTTCTCCTTCTCCTGAACCGTAGCCCCACTCATAGTCGGCTCCCAGCCGTTGGGATTGGTTCCATAGAACTAGAGCACCGCCTGAAAGAAAGTCTGAAAAACACCCAAGTAATGCAGAATAACCCAAACAATCGGAAACCCGATATCACATAACTGTGTATACTTCTTACTCAGACTTTGTTTGAATGTTGCATGGAACAGACTCATTTGAATAATGCATTTTTTAAGTATGCTAAAAATCTcccaattatataaaaaaatataatattttattttatcttctttCACATCATTTTTGGAACTTTTACTTCTAAAATCAATCTAATGGTATATCGCTCTTCTAAAATACTATAATTATGATCtcacacattattatttaattttttagcaacaataattttttggctttaatttttttattaaaaaaataataatagcatCAA from Cannabis sativa cultivar Pink pepper isolate KNU-18-1 chromosome 2, ASM2916894v1, whole genome shotgun sequence encodes:
- the LOC133034142 gene encoding uncharacterized protein LOC133034142, translating into MGYLPTRDRLGFVVEKMCPVCELETETTLHIFWECHCARALWFSSPFSCVMESVPSFADSVKGRIEWMLSILPSDLTSKFLKFTGCLFDEVWKARNEVLYKSKLINITKVRSSILRKFSESMVAEENGEAGLAVGLLHIRENKVFWYARKDKAESAAEAEMIAILWRLQLAAVKGFKSIAIASDAMVLIRAFHEKRYPPLWKLRPMAVETIWSVMP